In a single window of the Halobaculum lipolyticum genome:
- a CDS encoding ATP-binding protein: MNDSRSVPDSATALDRTSDAVVSVDDDWRVTVWNRRAAALTGIDAEAALGESLWTVLDATPADDDDAAAIRTAADAGREASLTVTLPGVSRRLELRLFPEQEGVTLYARPVPRPDDHELERSREVLDALHDSVLVLDADLVVEFARVRSHAPVELEGVDVAEAMARIAAPADAERFREAVRAVRDGTVDGSETGTGDGRVDAGPTDVERDDGRRLTLTHEDPDGTRYVDHRVTRVRFDGDDYVLAVGRDVTERTLFERRLRALQSTARDLNVASDAEAIAERAVTAAADIIDMPMTGVWLYDADADALVPTAVTVRSDSLFDEQPAFGRGEGLAWEVYESGRFERFDDVGAERERLSADTVIGSELIAPLGEHGVVMTSALEPAAFDDAEVDLFRALAAATEAALTRADRERRLQERNAQLERFSDVVAHDIRNPLSVATGYLDVARESGDDDAFDRVDGALDRIERLVDELLTLARADGDACETEPLDTAAVARSAWETVDSGDATLVVADGIEPLEGDEGQLTQLFENAYRNALEHGGQTVTVTVGPIDGGGFFVADDGPGVPPDIREEVFEHGFTTDDEGTGFGLAIVESVASAHGLVARVVDGDDGGARFEFVPE; this comes from the coding sequence ACGGTGTTGGACGCGACACCGGCCGACGACGACGACGCCGCGGCGATCCGGACGGCCGCCGACGCCGGGCGCGAGGCGTCCCTGACGGTGACGCTCCCCGGCGTCTCGCGCCGACTGGAACTGCGGCTGTTCCCGGAGCAGGAGGGCGTGACGCTGTACGCCCGCCCGGTCCCCCGTCCCGACGACCACGAACTCGAACGGAGCCGCGAGGTGTTGGACGCGCTCCACGACAGCGTGTTGGTGCTCGACGCCGACCTCGTCGTGGAGTTCGCGCGCGTCCGCTCGCACGCCCCGGTCGAGCTGGAGGGGGTGGACGTCGCCGAGGCGATGGCGCGGATCGCCGCCCCCGCCGACGCGGAGCGGTTCCGCGAGGCGGTTCGCGCGGTCCGCGACGGCACGGTCGACGGATCCGAGACGGGGACCGGGGACGGTCGCGTCGACGCCGGTCCGACGGACGTCGAGCGGGACGACGGCCGTCGGCTGACGCTCACCCACGAGGACCCCGACGGGACGCGCTACGTGGACCACCGGGTGACGCGCGTCCGCTTCGACGGGGACGACTACGTGCTCGCGGTCGGCCGCGACGTGACCGAGCGGACGCTGTTCGAGCGCAGGCTGCGCGCGCTCCAGTCGACCGCGCGCGACCTCAACGTCGCTTCCGACGCGGAGGCCATCGCCGAACGGGCGGTGACGGCGGCCGCCGACATCATCGACATGCCGATGACGGGGGTGTGGCTGTACGACGCCGACGCCGACGCGCTCGTGCCGACGGCGGTGACCGTGCGGTCCGACTCGCTGTTCGACGAGCAGCCCGCGTTCGGCCGAGGGGAGGGTCTCGCGTGGGAGGTGTACGAATCCGGACGCTTCGAGCGGTTCGACGACGTCGGCGCCGAGCGCGAGCGCCTCAGCGCGGACACGGTTATCGGCTCGGAGCTGATCGCGCCGCTGGGCGAACACGGCGTCGTGATGACGTCGGCGCTGGAGCCGGCGGCGTTCGACGACGCGGAGGTCGACCTGTTCCGGGCGCTGGCGGCGGCGACGGAGGCGGCCCTCACCCGCGCCGACCGCGAACGCAGGCTCCAGGAGCGCAACGCACAGCTCGAACGGTTCTCCGACGTGGTCGCCCACGACATCCGCAACCCCCTGTCGGTCGCGACGGGCTACCTCGACGTCGCCCGCGAGTCCGGCGACGACGACGCCTTCGACCGCGTCGACGGCGCGCTCGACCGGATCGAACGGCTCGTGGACGAACTGCTCACGCTCGCGCGCGCCGACGGCGACGCCTGCGAGACGGAGCCGCTCGACACGGCGGCCGTCGCGCGCTCCGCCTGGGAGACGGTCGACTCGGGCGACGCGACGCTCGTCGTCGCGGACGGGATCGAACCGCTGGAGGGCGACGAGGGACAGCTCACCCAGCTGTTCGAGAACGCCTACCGCAACGCGCTCGAACACGGCGGCCAGACGGTGACGGTGACGGTCGGACCGATCGACGGCGGCGGGTTCTTCGTCGCCGACGACGGTCCCGGTGTCCCGCCGGACATCCGCGAGGAGGTGTTCGAACACGGCTTCACCACCGACGACGAGGGAACCGGCTTCGGGCTGGCTATCGTCGAGAGCGTCGCGTCGGCCCACGGGCTCGTCGCCCGCGTCGTCGACGGCGACGACGGCGGCGCGCGCTTCGAGTTCGTCCCCGAGTAG
- the aroC gene encoding chorismate synthase: protein MNGNEFGRLFRLTTYGESHGEAMGCTVSGVPAGVELDEERIQRDLDRRKPGQSMITTSRGEPDEVTINSGIQDGYTTGTPVGMVIQNKDARSGKYEPFVTAPRPSHGDYTYSAKFGTRNWGGGGRSSARETVNWVAGGAVAKAVLDQSEYDVEIKAHVNQIGDIVAPEVTFEELLKHSEENEVRCAHPETAERMRELIDEYQQAGDSIGGAIEFEARGVPRGLGAPRFDSVPARLGQAMMSIPATTAFEFGLGRDAREVAGIDRNENWEFDDGESHPETVSEEGDPVPVGNDHGGLQGGITTGEPIYGEVTWHAPTSIPKEQTTVDWETGEEKQVQVVGRHDPVLPPRAVPVVEAMLYCTVLDFMLLGGRINPDRLDGQVGEYDTEYHAERPEGGE from the coding sequence ATGAACGGCAACGAGTTCGGCCGGCTGTTCCGGCTGACGACGTACGGCGAGAGCCACGGCGAGGCGATGGGCTGTACGGTGTCGGGGGTGCCCGCCGGGGTGGAGTTGGACGAGGAGCGCATCCAACGCGACCTCGACCGCCGCAAACCCGGCCAGTCGATGATCACGACGAGCCGGGGCGAGCCGGACGAGGTGACCATCAACTCCGGGATCCAAGACGGCTACACTACGGGGACGCCGGTCGGGATGGTGATCCAGAACAAGGACGCCCGCTCGGGGAAGTACGAGCCGTTCGTCACGGCGCCGCGGCCCAGCCACGGCGACTACACGTACTCGGCGAAGTTCGGCACGCGAAACTGGGGCGGCGGCGGGCGTTCCTCGGCCCGCGAGACGGTGAACTGGGTCGCCGGCGGCGCCGTCGCGAAGGCGGTGCTGGACCAGAGCGAGTACGACGTGGAGATCAAAGCGCACGTCAACCAGATCGGTGACATCGTCGCACCCGAGGTCACGTTCGAGGAGCTGCTGAAACACAGCGAGGAGAACGAGGTCCGCTGTGCCCACCCGGAGACGGCCGAGCGGATGCGGGAGTTGATCGACGAGTACCAGCAGGCCGGCGACTCCATCGGCGGCGCCATCGAGTTCGAGGCCCGCGGCGTCCCGCGCGGACTGGGCGCGCCGCGCTTCGACTCGGTGCCCGCCCGCCTCGGCCAGGCGATGATGTCCATCCCGGCGACGACGGCCTTCGAGTTCGGGCTGGGCCGCGACGCCCGCGAGGTCGCCGGCATCGACCGCAACGAAAACTGGGAGTTCGACGACGGCGAGTCCCACCCCGAGACCGTCAGCGAGGAGGGCGATCCGGTGCCCGTCGGCAACGACCACGGCGGCCTCCAGGGCGGGATCACCACGGGCGAACCCATCTACGGCGAGGTGACGTGGCACGCGCCCACCTCGATCCCGAAAGAGCAGACCACCGTGGACTGGGAGACGGGCGAGGAGAAGCAGGTGCAGGTCGTCGGCCGCCACGACCCCGTGCTCCCGCCGCGTGCGGTGCCCGTCGTCGAGGCGATGCTGTACTGCACCGTGCTCGACTTCATGCTGCTGGGCGGGCGGATCAACCCCGACCGGCTCGACGGGCAGGTCGGCGAGTACGATACGGAGTACCACGCCGAACGGCCCGAGGGCGGGGAGTAG
- a CDS encoding cytochrome P450, with protein MSEPDATPLPPDAAPGPDGLPVVGSYLDSSRDFFAFRDRVAREHGGVARYEVLGQGVFLVTDPDAIRRVLVTENEAYVKGELFQQQLRPVLGNGLLNSEGEFWRRQRHLIQPVFTPDRIAGYADMMVDVTDRSADRWGDGEVRNVHRDMMGVTLEIVASALMGVDIRDRTPAIGAALDTVMEQAAGGSLLDLLPQWVPTPGRERLREAVASLDLIVDELVDEKRRALAADEVAPEDDVVAALLAAEGDAGESMDAEQVRDEVKTLLLAGHETTALALTFTLHLLARHPKVEEKLLAELEAELGEDPAGFDTVPDLEYLDDVVTESMRLLPPVHGILREPTEDVALGGYRIPAGTPIAISQWVVHRDPAHYDDPLEFRPERWTDGMETDLHPLAYFPFSSGPRRCVGDRFALLEAKLVLATLVRRRSFEVVDPVDLEDHLEASITTRPTVPVRMRVHER; from the coding sequence ATGAGCGAACCGGACGCGACCCCGCTGCCGCCCGACGCCGCCCCCGGACCGGACGGACTGCCGGTGGTGGGATCGTACCTCGACAGTAGCCGCGACTTCTTCGCGTTCCGCGACCGCGTCGCCCGCGAGCACGGCGGGGTCGCCCGCTACGAGGTGCTCGGGCAGGGGGTGTTCCTGGTGACCGACCCGGACGCGATCCGGCGGGTGCTGGTCACGGAGAACGAGGCGTACGTGAAGGGAGAGCTGTTCCAGCAGCAGTTGCGCCCCGTGTTGGGGAACGGGCTGCTCAACAGCGAAGGGGAGTTCTGGCGACGCCAGCGACACCTGATCCAGCCGGTGTTCACGCCCGACCGGATCGCGGGGTACGCCGACATGATGGTCGACGTGACCGACCGCAGCGCCGACCGCTGGGGCGACGGCGAGGTCCGGAACGTCCACCGCGACATGATGGGAGTGACGCTCGAGATCGTCGCGAGCGCGCTGATGGGCGTCGACATCCGGGACCGCACGCCCGCGATCGGCGCCGCACTCGACACGGTGATGGAGCAGGCGGCGGGCGGGAGCCTCCTCGACCTTCTCCCCCAGTGGGTGCCCACCCCCGGCCGGGAGCGGCTCCGCGAGGCCGTCGCCTCCTTGGACCTGATCGTCGACGAGTTGGTCGACGAGAAGCGCCGCGCGCTGGCGGCCGACGAGGTCGCCCCCGAGGACGACGTGGTCGCCGCGCTGCTGGCCGCCGAGGGCGACGCCGGCGAGTCGATGGACGCCGAGCAGGTCCGCGACGAGGTGAAGACGCTGCTGTTGGCGGGCCACGAGACGACCGCGCTGGCGCTGACGTTCACCCTCCACCTGCTCGCGCGCCACCCCAAGGTGGAGGAGAAACTGCTCGCGGAACTGGAGGCGGAACTGGGCGAGGACCCCGCCGGCTTCGACACCGTCCCCGACCTCGAGTACCTCGACGACGTCGTCACCGAGTCGATGCGGCTGCTCCCGCCGGTCCACGGGATCCTCCGCGAACCGACCGAGGACGTCGCGCTCGGCGGCTACCGGATCCCGGCGGGCACACCGATCGCCATCAGCCAGTGGGTCGTCCACCGGGACCCCGCCCACTACGACGACCCGCTCGAGTTCCGCCCGGAGCGGTGGACCGACGGGATGGAGACCGACCTGCACCCGCTGGCGTACTTCCCGTTCTCCTCGGGCCCCCGCCGCTGCGTCGGCGACCGGTTCGCGCTGTTGGAGGCGAAGCTCGTGCTCGCGACGCTGGTGCGGCGGCGGTCGTTCGAGGTCGTCGACCCCGTCGACCTCGAAGACCACCTCGAAGCGAGCATCACGACCCGGCCGACGGTGCCGGTGCGGATGCGGGTCCACGAGCGCTGA